A single Xiphias gladius isolate SHS-SW01 ecotype Sanya breed wild chromosome 22, ASM1685928v1, whole genome shotgun sequence DNA region contains:
- the ntd5 gene encoding beta-2-glycoprotein 1-like yields MDCALLLLSLWVLTGMVSLQTSESCPERLLGEERRRMCPRPCKADRDCGSKRQCLCDGQCGLSCVAPGRTCAWPLPASENSVARLLSPTHSFSALLEVRCKPGFKLPSGLDAAIRRCQGDRQWSGDEPICTETQSPEPAAAQTCPLPDEVINTFSVQGDATVGSFILYSCLSGYLRQPSETQSPEPAAAQTCPLPDEVINTFSVQGDATVGSFILYSCLSGADIVGSSENFCQDNQTWQYPHPICKKVYCQPPPEVEQGYVVAVRKTEYEVGFEIHYLCKKNFLLDGPQRVTCLSNGSWSASPPYCRARCLITAERSRVMIGGVKRWPFDLTDAMVPHGEHVAFYCKHPRKQCSFTATQTCFDGNLEPPACYLEPTWLQYKLFPHRLVSEIEACEPGDVE; encoded by the exons ATGGACTGTGCACTGCTGCTCCTCTCCCTGTGGGTTTTGACTGGAATGGTGTCCTTGCAGACTTCAG AATCGTGTCCGGAGAGACTtctgggagaggagaggaggaggatgtgtcCTCGGCCCTGCAAAGCTGACAGAGACTGCGGCAGCAAGCGCCAGTGTCTGTGTGACGGCCAGTGTGGTCTCAGCTGTGTGGCTCCAG GTCGTACCTGTGCCTGGCCTCTGCCCGCTAGTGAAAACTCAGTAGCTCGCCTGCTCTCTCCCACTCACTCCTTTTCTGCCCTGCTCGAAGTGCGCTGCAAGCCTGGATTCAAGTTGCCCAGCGGCTTGGATGCCGCTATTCGTCGTTGTCAAGGTGACCGACAGTGGAGCGGGGACGAGCCCATCTGCACAG AGACTCAGTCACCTGAACCTGCTGCTGCCCAAACCTGCCCTCTGCCCGACGAAGTCATCAACACCTTCAGCGTCCAGGGCGACGCTACTGTAGGATCTTTCATCCTCTACAGCTGCTTGTCTGG ATACCTAAGACAGCCCTCAG AGACTCAGTCACCTGAACCTGCTGCTGCCCAAACCTGCCCTCTGCCCGACGAAGTCATCAACACCTTCAGCGTCCAGGGCGACGCTACTGTAGGATCTTTCATCCTCTACAGCTGCTTGTCTGG AGCCGATATAGTGGGGAGCAGTGAAAATTTTTGTCAGGATAATCAGACCTGGCAGTATCCTCACCCCATCTGTAAAA AAGTGTACTGCCAGCCTCCTCCGGAGGTGGAGCAGGGCTACGTGGTGGCTGTCCGGAAGACTGAATATGAGGTTGGCTTTGAAATCCACTacctctgtaaaaaaaacttcctcCTGGATGGACCCCAGAGGGTCACCTGCCTGTCGAATGGCAGCTGGAGCGCATCACCCCCATACTGCAGAG CCCGCTGCCTCATCACTGCTGAAAGAAGCCGCGTGATGATTGGCGGCGTGAAGCGCTGGCCGTTTGACCTTACGGATGCCATGGTTCCTCACGGGGAACACGTGGCGTTCTACTGCAAACATCCTCGCAAGCAGTGCAGCTTCACGGCGACCCAGACCTGCTTCGATGGAAATCTGGAGCCGCCAGCCTGCTACCTGG AGCCCACGTGGTTGCAGTATAAGCTCTTCCCCCATCGGCTGGTCTCAGAGATTGAGGCGTGTGAGCCCGGCGATGTGGAGTGA
- the LOC120784723 gene encoding zinc finger protein 236 — protein sequence MDSQLVSVLSGGSLDVQNGSRCAEGSGPVTKDKTSLSTVPGNLQPCPVKAAVTIIRQDAPSVNGKKPEVGGKSKPASQETSRIGGFRQPITVKTGVPVLRSQPIRIKIVVPPRCKRPINNSAISLTKDFARSHFRRPVLVSRKLKEVTHNKTEEPKPQSFHGTETEGADKMCKERDVLDAKTIHTHRSETPYNTVKILSQKVIKEETTERETEVNIPLILQGMDLKSCKTFDAVVMEEQTEPLDLTLPKKRESPERRGGRFLDDSGCETSLIMEVDEYEGEGDRDIVEEDDDDKEDSVLCMDGTNTLEDSLLSPSFFSTSVFTSLSSIDSDTENILLIDDQGIPYTLSPDGLKVPQVDASTSEDPQSDQPNSAEVEGKGSSQLVDPSLSQSLDNALNAPSDDLYPSPAPATDSLSLGADQTKAPEVFTSLTKNSDPSKAAEPSIKAVQEASAVLSPSSEMSVPSQPIQILTNPSNNAPILLLSSSSSSSQLSSAPVGLSLPLSVTQTSPGASTPMFLLLSSVPSSSGDSASTSTPIAVLDPSTGQLAQITAASAPVSLPLSSGQVNTLGSPLPTLSHPVIRLSANDPPVILSGVNNVNSGSVLTSLAVSSSSPVLQNDHHSMTPVIHTQITSSDSNPGSEAISTEEVSNEDNKPSAFTASTPYPQSASLTYDLSAQPSSEAEAQSPASEHNFDPSDLHTEHLPLDDHLYFSNTAAPPSPPIGPILQSGKLDPLDPLDPLSPAASPNTMGSRRVLYCQLCPRVFFYLSDLERHAITHSQKKPHVCQQCGKAFKRSSHLQRHKHIHTGQRNFVCPICAKRFREAGELQRHQRVHTGEKPYQCQLCHTRFAERNTLRRHTKRKHPYHQVAMEMLNERRDRGGGGVPGVREEEESAEWYSSTVSNLDNSESEMET from the exons ATGGATTCTCAGTTGGTTTCAGTCCTGTCCGGTGGCAGCCTGGATGTCCAAAATGGCAGCCGGTGTGCAGAGGGTTCAGGGCCAGTGACAAAGGACAAAACTTCACTCAGTACTGTACCAGGTAACCTCCAGCCATGCCCTGTCAAAGCAGCAGTGACCATCATCAGACAAGATGCTCCTTCAGTCAATGGGAAAAAGCCAGAGGTGGGCGGGAAATCTAAGCCAGCCTCTCAGGAAACAAGTAGGATTGGTGGATTCAGGCAGCCAATTACAGTAAAGACTGGAGTGCCTGTTCTGCGGAGCCAACCAATCAGAATCAAAATTGTTGTTCCCCCACGGTGCAAGAGGCCAATCAACAACTCCGCCATCAGCCTGACCAAAGACTTTGCTCGCTCACATTTCAGAAGACCTGTTTTGGTCTCAAGGAAGCTCAAGGAAGTTACTCATAATAAGACTGAAGAACCTAAACCACAATCATTCCATGGGACAGAGACCGAGGGAGCGGATAAAATgtgcaaagagagagatgttttgGATGCTAAAACCATACACACTCATAGGTCAGAAACTCCTTATAATACTGTTAAAATACTGAGCCAGAAGGTGATTAAAGAGGAaactacagagagagaaactgaggtAAATATTCCTCTAATTTTGCAAGGAATGGACTTGAAGTCATGTAAAACGTTTGATGCGGTGGTAATGGAGGAACAGACGGAACCACTGGACCTGACTTTGCCCAAGAAAAGAGAGAGTCCAGAGAGGAGGGGTGGGCGCTTTCTGGACGATTCTGGCTGTGAGACCTCACTGATTATGGAAGTAGATGAAtatgagggagaaggagacagagacataGTAGAAGAGGACGATGATGATAAAGAGGACTCTGTGCTGTGTATGGATGGCACGAATACACTTGAAGACTctcttctgtctccctctttcttttctaccTCTGTTTTCACCTCCCTCTCCTCAATAGACTCTGACACGGAAAACATTCTTCTCATAGACGACCAGGGAATCCCGTATACTCTCAGTCCAGATGGACTCAAAGTGCCGCAAGTCGATGCATCCACGTCAGAGGATCCCCAGTCAGATCAGCCTAATTCCGCAGAGGTAGAAGGAAAGGGGTCGTCACAGTTAGTAGATCCTAGTCTCAGCCAAAGTTTAGATAATGCACTAAATGCACCTTCTGATGATCTTTACCCCTCACCAGCGCCTGCTACTGATTCACTATCACTAGGTGCTGATCAGACAAAAGCTCCAGAGGTCTTCACAAGTTTGACTAAGAACTCAGATCCCTCAAAGGCCGCAGAGCCAAGCATTAAAGCTGTTCAGGAGGCTAGTGCTGTTCTGTCCCCTTCCTCTGAGATGTCAGTCCCCAGCCAGCCCATTCAGATCCTCACAAACCCTTCAAACAATGCTCCTATTCTCCTCTtgtcgtcctcctcttcctcttctcagCTGTCCTCTGCTCCCGTGGGTCTCTCGCTTCCCCTCTCTGTCACTCAGACCTCACCTGGTGCTTCCACACCCatgtttcttctcctctcctctgtacCCTCTTCCTCTGGTGACTCTGCCTCTACCTCCACCCCTATCGCTGTCCTTGATCCCTCGACAGGTCAGTTGGCCCAGATCACTGCAGCATCAGCCCCGGTCTCCCTCCCTTTGTCCTCTGGTCAGGTCAACACGCTGGGATCACCTCTGCCCACGCTGTCTCACCCCGTCATTAGACTGAGCGCCAATGACCCCCCTGTTATCCTGTCAGGAGTGAATAACGTAAACTCCGGGTCTGTTCTCacctctctcgctgtctcttcGTCCAGCCCTGTTCTCCAGAATGACCACCACAGCATGACTCCCGTCATCCACACACAGATCACCTCTTCCGATTCAAACCCTGGAAGTGAAGCCATATCTACCGAAGAAGTCTCAAATGAAGACAACAAGCCATCAGCTTTTACAGCATCCACTCCATACCCACAGTCTGCCAGTCTGACCTATGACCTTTCAGCTCAGCCCAGCTCAGAGGCAGAAGCCCAATCACCAGCCTCAGAGCACAATTTTGACCCCTCAGACCTGCACACAGAACATTTGCCTCTGGATGACCATCTTTACTTCTCAAACACAGCTGCCCCACCATCCCCTCCCATTGGACCCATACTCCAATCTGGTAAACTCGACCCCCTCGACCCCCTGGATCCCCTCTCTCCAGCGGCATCACCCAATACCATGGGCTCCCGCAGGGTACTATACTGCCAGCTGTGCCCGCGGGTCTTCTTTTACCTCTCCGACCTTGAGCGCCATGccatcactcactcacagaaGAAGCCTCACGTTTGCCAGCAGTGTGGCAAAGCCTTCAAACGCTCCAGCCATCTGCAG AGACACAAGCACATCCACACAGGCCAGAGGAACTTCGTGTGCCCCATCTGTGCCAAACGCTTCAGGGAGGCCGGCGAGCTCCAGCGCCACCAAAGGGTACACACCGGAGAGAAACCCTACCAGTGCCAACTTTGCCACACGCGCTTCGCCGAGCGCAACACACTACGCCGACACACCAAACGCAAACATCCCTACCACCAAGTAGCCAtggaaatgctgaatgagagaagagacagaggaggcgGTGGCGTACCTGGAGTgcgggaggaagaggagagtgCAGAATGGTACAGCTCCACTGTGTCTAACTTAGATAACTCAGAGTCTGAAATGGAAACTTAA